TTATGCCAACGGGGGCAAGAGCAAGTGGATCATTTCATGGGTGGCAGTTGCAGGATGGCCTCTGACTCTCTTGATCTTACTTCCTACATACTTCTTTTGTAATGCACGTCCTACTCCTCTAAATTTCAAACTTGGTATTTCTTACGTTGTGTTGGGTTTCTTAAGTGCTGCGGACAACCTCATGTATGCATATGCCTATGCCTACCTCCCAGCTTCAACTGCTTCTCTTTTGGCAGCATCATCCCTTGTGTTTTCTGCACTGTTTGGACATGTTCTTGTGAAGAACAAACTAAATGCCTCGGGTATAAATGCCATTGTGATAATATCAGCTGCTATGGCAATCATTGCCTTGGATTCAAATTCAGACCGTTATGGAAATTTCAGTAACGCCCAGTACATCATGGGTTTCATATGGGATATTATTGGATCTGCTCTTCATGGACTCATCTTTGCTCTTTCAGAGCTAATTTTTGTGACGTTGCTGGGTAGAAGGTCCTTCCATGTTGTGCTGGAGCAGCAAGTCATGGTGTCCTTATTTGCCTTTGTGTTTACCTCAATTGGAGTCATTGCAAATAATGATTTTGGGGGAATGAAGTCTGAGGCTAGAAATTTCAAGGGTGCGAAAGGTTCATATTACCTGGTTCTGGTCTGGGGTGCCATCACCTTTCAGCTGGGGGTTTTAGGTGGCACTGCTGTGCTTTATTTGTCTTCCACCGTGGTTGCTGGAGTTCTAAATGCAGTAAGGGTACCACTCACAAGCATTGCGGCTGTTATATTGTTAAATGATCCCATGAGTGGTTTCAAAATCCTCTCTGTCATCATTACCTTTTGGGGATTTGGTTCCTACATCTATGGCAATCCCTCTTGAGTAAATTTCCTAGCTGATATACTTGTAAGTTTCTGattcatgttatatatatatacatatagtcaTAGCTTGTGTGCAACCCACTGTACAAGCCTGCAAAGACAAGTAACCCATGTGTTAACATTATTGAGTTGTGAAGTGGGAATATAGAGTGGGATATTAAAACCACTGGTTTGTACATGTTtctttgaatgaaaaaaaaatatagcagctTTTCCTTTGAAACTAATTTGTTCTTCATTTTCTTAGGTTACTCCTTTGTGACCATTTGGTCAGTCCAAGAATACAGCCTCTCTGAATAAAAGCAAAGATAAGGCTATGTACATTGTGAAGATCCTCTCCTATCCTCACAAAGCAAGGTGCCTTGTATCCTGGGATTAGTACTTAAGAAAGCTGTCGAAGGAGAGACTGAGAAGGGCTTGGAGCTTCTGCAAATTAGTGTGTTGGTCGATGCCCTGCATATGCAGATATAATCAAGAACCTTTTCTTGCAGGTATTGCAGAATGTTAGTTGAAAATAATGTAGGAATAAGATGAGGAAACGCTGCAGAACAGA
This window of the Malania oleifera isolate guangnan ecotype guangnan chromosome 6, ASM2987363v1, whole genome shotgun sequence genome carries:
- the LOC131158884 gene encoding probable purine permease 5 is translated as MPEMHEPERMEPALPKPTDTLWDHISTYRTIAFETYKSKPISYWILLVLSSGAMLVAFPASSLLSRVYYANGGKSKWIISWVAVAGWPLTLLILLPTYFFCNARPTPLNFKLGISYVVLGFLSAADNLMYAYAYAYLPASTASLLAASSLVFSALFGHVLVKNKLNASGINAIVIISAAMAIIALDSNSDRYGNFSNAQYIMGFIWDIIGSALHGLIFALSELIFVTLLGRRSFHVVLEQQVMVSLFAFVFTSIGVIANNDFGGMKSEARNFKGAKGSYYLVLVWGAITFQLGVLGGTAVLYLSSTVVAGVLNAVRVPLTSIAAVILLNDPMSGFKILSVIITFWGFGSYIYGNPS